Proteins from a genomic interval of Bdellovibrio sp. GT3:
- the rplT gene encoding 50S ribosomal protein L20, which yields MARVKSGKTNRARHKKVLKRAKGYYSAGSRAYIHAVEKNDRGMAFAYRDRKAKKRNFRTLWNQRINAAARLNGTTYSRLIGGLIKAGIQVDRKVMANLAITDAAGFAALCKHALK from the coding sequence ATGGCTCGTGTAAAATCTGGTAAAACAAATCGTGCTCGTCACAAAAAAGTTCTTAAAAGAGCAAAAGGTTACTACAGCGCTGGTTCTCGCGCGTACATCCACGCGGTAGAGAAAAATGACCGTGGTATGGCTTTCGCTTACCGCGATCGTAAAGCTAAAAAACGTAACTTCCGCACTTTGTGGAATCAACGTATCAATGCAGCTGCTCGTTTGAATGGTACTACGTACTCTCGTTTGATCGGTGGCTTGATTAAAGCTGGCATCCAAGTAGACCGTAAAGTTATGGCTAACTTGGCTATCACTGATGCAGCGGGTTTCGCAGCACTTTGCAAACACGCTTTGAAATAA
- a CDS encoding diphosphomevalonate/mevalonate 3,5-bisphosphate decarboxylase family protein, giving the protein MNQVLVSAPSNIALIKYMGKIEGTGNKPTNASLSYTLENLRTFVRLTEIDGGVDRWKPLVREDLEKIDLSEKGQQRFLKHLANLKDKWGVTKNFLVESANNFPSDCGLASSASSFAALTLAAAEMFQKINPQPWGADKKFLSELSRQGSGSSCRSLYTPWALWQQEYAQPMNLPLADMHHICVVVEASKKEVSSSEAHKLVTTSPRFEGRVERAEIRLRDLSMALQNGDWDMARQIVWDEFIDMHRLFETSTPAFSYMTEASKEVLAECEKLWNRWQDGPLVTMDAGANVHMLFRHDQIKRFSEYRQHFGEKFKVLAFEGVKPDVH; this is encoded by the coding sequence ATGAATCAGGTTTTGGTTTCTGCTCCGTCAAACATTGCGTTGATCAAGTACATGGGAAAGATTGAAGGAACGGGTAATAAACCGACCAATGCATCTTTGTCCTATACTTTGGAAAATCTGCGCACCTTCGTGCGTTTGACCGAAATTGACGGTGGTGTCGACCGTTGGAAACCGCTGGTGCGCGAGGATCTTGAAAAAATCGATCTGTCTGAAAAAGGTCAGCAAAGATTTTTGAAACATCTGGCAAACTTGAAGGACAAGTGGGGAGTTACAAAAAACTTCCTGGTTGAATCCGCTAATAACTTTCCCTCTGATTGCGGTCTGGCTAGTTCCGCGTCAAGCTTTGCGGCTTTGACGTTGGCAGCAGCCGAGATGTTTCAAAAAATAAATCCACAACCTTGGGGTGCAGATAAGAAGTTTTTGTCTGAACTTTCCCGTCAGGGGTCCGGCTCTTCTTGCCGCTCATTGTATACGCCGTGGGCTTTGTGGCAGCAAGAGTACGCGCAACCGATGAATCTGCCCTTGGCAGACATGCACCACATCTGTGTGGTGGTTGAAGCGTCCAAGAAGGAAGTATCGTCATCAGAGGCCCATAAGCTTGTTACCACCAGTCCTCGCTTTGAAGGTCGTGTGGAGCGTGCTGAAATCCGTCTGCGTGATCTTTCCATGGCACTGCAAAACGGCGATTGGGATATGGCTCGCCAGATTGTTTGGGATGAATTCATTGATATGCATCGCTTGTTTGAAACCAGCACTCCGGCATTTAGTTACATGACAGAAGCTTCCAAAGAAGTTCTGGCCGAGTGCGAGAAGTTGTGGAATCGTTGGCAGGATGGTCCGTTGGTGACCATGGATGCCGGTGCCAATGTGCATATGTTGTTCCGTCATGATCAGATAAAACGTTTTTCTGAATACCGCCAGCATTTCGGCGAGAAATTCAAAGTTTTAGCCTTCGAGGGAGTAAAGCCTGATGTCCACTAG
- a CDS encoding DMT family transporter, whose product MTTTTAWIVLIVAGILEFIWASGLKYSEGFTKLVPSIFTLVTMGISFYLLSLSMRVLPVGVSYTVWTGIGAVGAVIMGTLIFKEPLSLMKLFFLGMIIAGILGLKFVE is encoded by the coding sequence ATGACAACTACAACGGCTTGGATTGTTTTAATTGTTGCAGGAATTTTGGAATTTATCTGGGCATCGGGCCTTAAGTATTCCGAAGGATTTACCAAACTGGTACCGTCGATCTTCACGCTCGTTACGATGGGGATCAGTTTTTATCTTTTATCGTTATCCATGAGGGTGCTGCCGGTCGGCGTATCCTACACAGTGTGGACGGGAATTGGTGCCGTCGGTGCAGTGATTATGGGTACTTTGATATTCAAAGAACCATTGTCCCTGATGAAATTGTTCTTTTTGGGGATGATCATTGCGGGCATTCTTGGTCTTAAGTTTGTAGAATAG
- a CDS encoding DUF3443 family protein — translation MNKIKAALILLSGLVVGMNQLGCSEGGGGSTRKPSVYFPTNLTGDNVVPLSVGACGVHGYVNEPCISVTICKPGTSQCQTIDNILVDTGSYGLKIFKSLITVPLDQVTYSGDSTRGIANCTRYLDGSGHWGQVVKADVKLGNIKTDGSVSIVTLDSDYSEKTKCASNPDSGPDVAGFNGIIGVGSFVEDCSVGFGTVGQNGCTSGVPATLPNKYWGCKSTTDDCIEVPVPAADQIVNPVAKLVSHNNGLVMMLPDVPLVGAGAAYGYLILGIGTDANNSGTDLTVFAQDHDATFATEYNGNTYDYSFIDSGTNFNGFPQQSGGYPALCSGDSGFYCPASLINISATMKSGATTKVVSFEVGNMVTLASSEPYSMVYRNIAFDSSDLNGDPFDWGLPFFLGRSVYVGIYGKSAVINRTTGNPSGTTVSGPFWAF, via the coding sequence ATGAATAAAATCAAAGCGGCTTTAATTTTATTGAGTGGACTTGTTGTCGGCATGAACCAGCTTGGATGCTCGGAAGGTGGTGGCGGTAGTACTCGTAAGCCTTCCGTTTACTTTCCTACAAATCTTACTGGTGATAACGTAGTTCCATTGTCCGTTGGGGCTTGCGGGGTGCATGGCTATGTGAATGAGCCGTGTATCAGCGTTACGATCTGCAAACCCGGAACTTCACAGTGCCAAACTATCGATAACATTCTGGTGGACACGGGTAGTTATGGTTTGAAGATTTTTAAATCACTAATCACGGTTCCGTTGGATCAGGTGACATACTCGGGTGATTCCACACGAGGGATTGCAAACTGCACGCGATATCTCGATGGTTCCGGGCATTGGGGGCAGGTTGTAAAAGCTGATGTGAAGTTAGGAAATATTAAAACTGATGGTTCGGTTTCTATTGTAACCCTGGATTCTGACTATTCAGAAAAAACAAAATGCGCTAGCAACCCTGATTCAGGTCCTGATGTGGCTGGTTTTAACGGCATAATTGGCGTAGGGTCTTTTGTTGAAGATTGCAGTGTTGGGTTTGGCACTGTCGGACAAAATGGGTGTACTTCCGGGGTCCCCGCGACCTTGCCGAATAAATACTGGGGGTGCAAGTCTACTACAGATGACTGCATTGAGGTTCCAGTTCCTGCCGCAGATCAAATCGTAAACCCTGTTGCAAAGCTTGTATCACATAATAATGGACTTGTGATGATGTTGCCTGATGTGCCTCTAGTAGGAGCTGGTGCGGCCTACGGATATCTTATATTAGGTATCGGTACGGATGCGAATAATTCAGGGACAGACCTGACTGTTTTCGCTCAGGACCATGATGCGACTTTCGCTACAGAGTACAATGGGAATACATACGATTACTCATTCATTGATAGCGGAACTAACTTTAACGGATTTCCACAACAATCTGGTGGGTATCCAGCTCTGTGTTCCGGAGATTCGGGTTTTTATTGCCCGGCATCCTTAATCAACATTTCAGCAACGATGAAGTCGGGCGCAACCACGAAAGTGGTATCTTTTGAGGTCGGTAATATGGTCACGTTGGCTTCGTCAGAGCCATACAGCATGGTTTACCGCAATATCGCCTTTGACTCGTCGGATCTAAATGGAGACCCCTTTGATTGGGGGCTGCCGTTTTTCCTAGGCCGGTCGGTCTATGTTGGGATCTACGGGAAGTCGGCAGTCATCAATCGTACTACCGGAAATCCTAGCGGAACTACGGTTTCAGGACCCTTCTGGGCTTTCTAA
- a CDS encoding acetyl-CoA hydrolase/transferase family protein: MHHDRIAERFRSKITSAENAAELIKDGMVVGASGFTKAGDPKATLKAFAAKAQKNPLKINLMTGASLGHNLDGLLAEANAISRRMPFQADSLLRKKINNGEVMFTDPHLGETAELLAYGFLPAVDIAVIEVAAIYDDGTVLPTTSVGNNLTYARHAKKIILEVNTTIPLEIRGFHDIFATGLSPQRQIIPVTEANTRIGTETMPMDPDKIVAVVVSDLKDSPIELSSVDDKTQAISNHLMDFFGNEVKKGRLTSQLPPLQTGIGNIANAVFSGFKNGPFENLQMYSEVLQDSTFELLDSGKMSFASACSFAVTEKCYENFFANLDKYRGKVLLRPEKISNSPEVIRRLGVIAINTAIEFDLYGNVNSTHIGGTKMMNGIGGSGDFARNSYLSIFVTQSASKNNSISHVVPMVTHVDSNEHDVDILVTDQGLADLRGLAPRERALRVIENCVHREYRDQLNAYYKEALARGGHTPHIIERAFSWHQNFNERGTMKL; this comes from the coding sequence ATGCACCACGACCGCATCGCCGAAAGATTTCGTAGTAAAATTACTTCCGCTGAAAACGCTGCGGAGTTAATCAAAGACGGAATGGTCGTGGGAGCCAGTGGATTCACAAAGGCTGGCGACCCCAAAGCCACCTTGAAAGCTTTTGCAGCAAAGGCGCAAAAGAATCCACTAAAAATCAATCTGATGACCGGTGCTTCCTTAGGCCATAATCTGGATGGATTGCTGGCTGAAGCCAACGCTATTTCCCGTCGCATGCCATTCCAAGCTGACTCCTTGTTGCGCAAAAAAATCAACAACGGCGAAGTCATGTTCACCGATCCACATTTGGGTGAAACAGCAGAGCTGTTGGCCTACGGTTTTTTACCGGCCGTGGATATCGCCGTCATTGAAGTCGCTGCCATTTATGATGACGGCACTGTGCTCCCGACAACTTCTGTCGGCAACAATCTAACCTATGCCCGTCATGCGAAGAAAATTATCCTGGAAGTGAATACCACCATTCCACTCGAGATCCGTGGCTTCCATGATATTTTTGCGACAGGTTTATCCCCCCAGCGCCAAATCATCCCGGTCACTGAAGCTAACACGCGCATTGGAACAGAAACTATGCCCATGGATCCGGATAAGATCGTCGCCGTAGTGGTGTCGGATCTTAAGGACAGCCCCATAGAGCTAAGCTCAGTGGATGATAAAACCCAGGCGATTTCCAACCACCTCATGGATTTCTTTGGCAACGAAGTCAAGAAAGGCCGCCTGACTTCTCAATTGCCACCTCTGCAAACAGGCATTGGAAATATCGCCAATGCCGTCTTCAGTGGATTTAAAAATGGCCCCTTCGAAAACTTGCAAATGTATTCAGAGGTTTTACAGGACAGCACATTTGAACTTTTGGATTCTGGGAAAATGAGCTTTGCCTCGGCTTGCTCTTTTGCCGTGACAGAGAAATGCTACGAAAACTTCTTTGCCAATCTGGATAAATACCGGGGCAAAGTTCTGCTACGACCTGAAAAAATCAGCAACTCGCCCGAGGTCATTCGTCGCCTGGGAGTGATTGCCATTAATACCGCTATCGAGTTTGATCTTTACGGCAACGTCAATAGCACCCACATTGGTGGCACTAAAATGATGAACGGCATTGGCGGCTCCGGGGATTTTGCTCGCAATTCTTACTTAAGTATTTTCGTGACTCAGTCGGCTTCCAAGAACAATTCAATCTCCCACGTGGTCCCGATGGTCACTCACGTGGATAGCAACGAGCATGATGTGGATATCTTGGTTACTGACCAGGGGTTGGCCGATTTACGTGGCCTAGCTCCCCGTGAACGCGCACTGCGAGTGATTGAAAACTGCGTTCATCGCGAATATCGCGATCAACTGAATGCCTACTACAAAGAGGCCCTCGCTCGCGGCGGGCACACTCCACACATTATTGAGCGAGCTTTTTCATGGCATCAGAACTTTAACGAGCGCGGGACGATGAAGCTTTAG
- a CDS encoding hydroxymethylglutaryl-CoA reductase, degradative, with product MKKQLQEIFKGFSKLTRQERLDSLVEVGALQQADVDYLAKGGLRDTTLGEKFIENVIGYFQMPLGVATNFRIDGKDFAIPMAVEETSIVAAVCKSAKWIRESGSITTEVVGSEIIGQIQIAKVKDFAVFEKQLLAQKNYMIEISNREVAFGLVRRGGGVRDIQVRRVPRGDGTDMAVVHVLMDPCDAMGANIMNQVCEYLKEPIEQFTGEKVTMCILSNLVDTKVTRAVVRINDIDPALAEKIEEASLFAQMDPYRAATNNKGVLNGIDPVLVATGNDWRAVEAGIHAYACRDGQYRSITKWYRENGGLTGVFEAPLVVGTVGGVTTLHPTAMMCMKMLGTQSANELSRVIAAVGLVQNLGALKALTTVGIIEGHMKLHTKNLALGAGAEEREIPAVQKKLEEILTIRKRISLSNAIEVLKELRAGQASSSTQRPH from the coding sequence ATGAAAAAACAACTGCAAGAGATCTTTAAAGGTTTCTCAAAACTGACTCGCCAGGAACGTTTGGATTCTTTGGTTGAGGTGGGTGCTTTGCAACAAGCGGACGTCGATTACCTGGCAAAGGGTGGTCTGCGTGACACGACTTTGGGTGAAAAGTTCATCGAAAATGTTATCGGTTATTTTCAAATGCCTTTGGGCGTTGCCACTAATTTCCGTATCGATGGCAAAGACTTCGCTATTCCAATGGCGGTGGAAGAAACTTCCATCGTGGCAGCTGTTTGTAAATCTGCAAAATGGATCCGTGAATCCGGCTCTATCACAACTGAAGTGGTGGGCAGTGAAATCATCGGTCAAATTCAAATCGCCAAAGTGAAAGACTTTGCGGTTTTTGAAAAACAACTTCTGGCTCAAAAAAACTACATGATCGAAATCTCCAACCGCGAAGTGGCTTTTGGCCTGGTTCGTCGCGGTGGTGGTGTTCGTGATATTCAAGTGCGCCGTGTACCTCGTGGTGATGGCACTGACATGGCTGTGGTTCACGTTTTGATGGATCCTTGCGATGCCATGGGCGCGAACATCATGAATCAGGTGTGTGAATACCTGAAAGAGCCGATCGAACAATTCACAGGCGAAAAAGTGACGATGTGTATCCTGTCCAATCTAGTGGATACAAAAGTCACTCGCGCTGTGGTTCGTATTAATGACATTGATCCGGCTTTGGCCGAAAAAATCGAAGAAGCTTCTTTGTTCGCACAAATGGACCCATACCGTGCTGCCACCAACAACAAAGGTGTGCTGAATGGTATCGATCCGGTTTTGGTGGCGACAGGAAACGATTGGCGTGCGGTGGAAGCGGGCATTCATGCTTACGCTTGCCGTGATGGTCAGTATCGCTCCATCACCAAATGGTACCGTGAAAACGGCGGCCTGACCGGTGTGTTTGAAGCACCATTAGTGGTTGGAACTGTGGGTGGTGTGACCACTCTGCATCCAACGGCGATGATGTGTATGAAAATGTTGGGCACTCAATCCGCAAACGAGCTTTCGCGCGTGATTGCGGCAGTGGGATTGGTTCAAAACCTGGGGGCTCTGAAAGCTCTGACGACTGTCGGTATTATCGAAGGCCACATGAAGCTTCATACTAAAAACCTGGCACTGGGAGCGGGCGCTGAAGAGCGTGAGATCCCGGCGGTACAAAAGAAGCTGGAAGAGATTTTGACTATTCGTAAGCGTATTTCCCTTAGCAATGCGATTGAAGTTCTAAAAGAGCTTCGTGCGGGTCAGGCTTCCAGCTCGACTCAGCGTCCTCACTAA
- the fni gene encoding type 2 isopentenyl-diphosphate Delta-isomerase, giving the protein MSESNTQFENRKRDHIRIALDPRSQTEGQTGLDSIELVHEALPDLNFKEVDISTSFSFSKQSFSLSSPIFISSMTAGHEHGREINQALARLSDRRQILMGVGSQRRELNDTNAAEEWTLVRKAAPKARLLGNIGIAQLIKTPLDDIRRLVNATEAVALFVHVNPLQEALQPEGTTEFKNSLQAIENLVKFAEVPVIVKEVGCGFSVSTLKRLEGTGIAAVDVAGKGGTHWGRVEGYRSEETTMLYQVAQTFANWGISTVESLRNAKAAGVTYEVWASGGVRTGLDVAKLCALGAKKVGIAKPFLEAALQGDDALENLLNRLETELKIALFCTGSGNLAELADKKVVR; this is encoded by the coding sequence ATGAGCGAATCCAATACGCAGTTTGAAAATCGAAAGCGCGACCATATCAGGATCGCGCTGGACCCAAGGTCTCAGACTGAAGGGCAAACGGGATTGGATTCGATCGAATTAGTTCATGAGGCTTTGCCTGACTTGAATTTTAAAGAGGTCGATATTTCGACCTCTTTTTCTTTTTCCAAACAGTCTTTCTCTCTTTCTTCTCCCATTTTTATTTCTTCCATGACCGCGGGTCATGAGCACGGTCGTGAAATCAATCAGGCCCTGGCTCGTTTAAGCGATCGCCGTCAGATTTTGATGGGTGTGGGCTCTCAACGTCGTGAATTGAATGATACCAATGCTGCCGAGGAGTGGACTCTGGTGCGTAAAGCTGCACCCAAAGCCCGCCTCCTGGGAAATATTGGTATTGCTCAATTGATCAAAACCCCGTTGGATGACATTCGCCGCTTGGTGAATGCGACCGAAGCGGTGGCTTTGTTTGTCCATGTTAACCCTCTGCAAGAAGCTTTGCAGCCCGAAGGCACCACAGAGTTTAAGAACTCCTTACAAGCTATTGAAAACCTCGTGAAATTCGCAGAAGTTCCGGTGATAGTGAAGGAAGTTGGCTGTGGGTTTTCTGTGAGTACGCTGAAGCGCCTTGAAGGCACCGGCATTGCCGCGGTCGACGTGGCTGGTAAGGGCGGAACTCACTGGGGACGTGTTGAAGGTTATCGCTCTGAAGAGACCACGATGCTTTACCAAGTGGCGCAAACTTTCGCGAACTGGGGCATCAGCACGGTAGAGTCTTTACGCAATGCTAAGGCGGCTGGCGTCACTTATGAAGTTTGGGCATCGGGCGGCGTGCGTACGGGCCTTGATGTGGCTAAACTATGTGCCTTAGGAGCGAAAAAGGTCGGAATTGCAAAACCGTTTTTAGAAGCGGCTTTGCAAGGCGACGATGCTCTGGAGAACTTACTGAATCGTTTGGAAACTGAACTTAAAATCGCACTATTCTGCACAGGCAGCGGAAACTTGGCTGAGCTGGCAGATAAGAAGGTGGTTCGATGA
- a CDS encoding 2-hydroxyacid dehydrogenase, which translates to MKHTLLLPYRAPQNVTILANQRFEATVADSELSVDEIVALAHEKRAEGIVVVPKQKITKDVINKLPDSVKVIATCSVGFDHLDIPAAKARGIFLTNTPDVLTECTADIAMLLLLNACRRGREYMEIMDSGWRKAYSQSEMLGLKVSGKTLGIYGMGRIGQAVADRARGFGMKIAYCNRRRLPPEQEKGATYFANLHDMLPHCQILSLNAPGTADTKHIINDETLALLPNNAVFINVARGSLVDEAALIRALKSGKLFAAGLDVFENEPAYNLELKEFHNVFLTPHMGSATQETRDAMGYRALENVEQALRGERPQDALW; encoded by the coding sequence ATGAAACACACTCTACTTCTTCCCTACCGTGCGCCCCAAAACGTTACCATCCTCGCAAACCAGCGCTTTGAGGCCACCGTTGCCGACAGCGAACTGAGCGTGGACGAAATTGTTGCTCTGGCTCACGAAAAAAGAGCAGAAGGCATTGTTGTCGTTCCAAAACAGAAAATCACAAAAGATGTCATCAATAAGCTTCCTGACTCCGTCAAAGTGATTGCAACCTGCAGTGTGGGCTTTGATCATCTGGATATACCTGCCGCAAAAGCTCGTGGAATTTTTCTGACTAACACTCCCGATGTCTTAACAGAATGCACAGCGGACATCGCAATGCTTTTATTATTGAATGCCTGCCGCCGGGGCCGCGAATATATGGAAATCATGGATTCCGGCTGGCGAAAAGCCTACAGCCAATCCGAAATGCTGGGACTGAAAGTCAGTGGTAAAACCTTGGGTATTTACGGCATGGGACGTATTGGTCAGGCCGTGGCCGATCGTGCGCGGGGTTTTGGAATGAAGATTGCTTACTGCAATCGCCGTCGACTGCCGCCGGAACAGGAAAAAGGCGCCACTTATTTTGCTAATCTTCACGACATGCTTCCGCACTGTCAGATTCTGTCCTTGAATGCTCCGGGCACTGCTGACACCAAACACATTATCAATGACGAAACATTGGCTTTGCTACCAAACAACGCGGTCTTCATTAACGTCGCCCGCGGAAGTCTGGTCGACGAGGCCGCGCTGATTCGTGCTTTGAAATCAGGAAAATTATTTGCCGCAGGATTGGATGTGTTCGAAAACGAACCCGCCTACAACTTGGAGCTTAAAGAATTCCACAACGTGTTTTTGACTCCCCACATGGGCAGCGCCACCCAGGAAACCCGCGATGCCATGGGGTATCGCGCCCTGGAAAACGTCGAACAAGCCCTGCGCGGCGAACGCCCGCAAGACGCCCTGTGGTAA
- the rpmI gene encoding 50S ribosomal protein L35, whose translation MKMRTHSGAKKRMKVTASGKVKKKSTRMRHLNSHMSSKTKRQLGKTSYVEDANMLQARRCLVF comes from the coding sequence ATGAAAATGCGTACTCACTCAGGCGCTAAAAAACGCATGAAAGTTACTGCGAGCGGCAAAGTTAAGAAAAAAAGCACTCGTATGCGTCACTTGAACTCTCACATGAGCTCAAAAACAAAAAGACAACTTGGTAAAACATCTTACGTAGAAGACGCGAACATGCTTCAAGCACGTCGCTGCCTAGTATTCTAA
- a CDS encoding glycerophosphodiester phosphodiesterase family protein: MRLPSIILLSAFFISIAYSSTLTAKGRGLASVGLSTPACLFAKKMEVHGHRGMNGYPDNTLQSFKAAVTAGVDAIELDLQVTKDKVVIVGHDAIPNVGTDRCGVDGKSLQKAALFDLNYSDVSKIRCGIKEYTEKNLQPFPKLSEVLEAFKHVKASSGKPLRLNIEVKYFKDQAQYYPPESEYIDLILQVLRESGWNQDRYFVQSFNHDFLKSFKSKVSDIEIVPLVGDARNAEKAALDLGAKMANPGFWQVTPELIFNLHKKNIKAIVWTPNLESEIHHVIESGADGIITDFPERFYKVREELCELY, encoded by the coding sequence ATGCGATTGCCTTCTATTATTCTTTTATCAGCATTTTTTATCTCAATAGCTTATTCAAGCACGTTAACAGCAAAGGGGCGAGGTCTGGCCAGCGTGGGGTTGTCGACTCCGGCATGTTTGTTTGCGAAAAAAATGGAAGTTCACGGTCATCGCGGGATGAATGGTTATCCGGATAACACACTTCAGTCCTTTAAGGCCGCCGTGACTGCGGGCGTGGATGCCATCGAGTTGGATCTTCAGGTGACCAAAGACAAAGTCGTGATTGTAGGTCATGATGCGATTCCCAATGTGGGCACGGATCGTTGCGGAGTTGATGGCAAGTCTTTACAGAAGGCAGCGCTTTTTGATTTGAATTACTCTGACGTCAGTAAAATTCGCTGTGGAATCAAAGAATACACCGAAAAAAACCTGCAACCATTTCCCAAGTTAAGTGAAGTTCTTGAAGCATTTAAACACGTCAAGGCAAGCTCGGGAAAACCGCTGCGCTTAAATATCGAAGTGAAATACTTCAAGGATCAAGCGCAGTACTATCCACCGGAGTCCGAATATATTGATTTAATATTGCAGGTGCTGCGCGAAAGTGGATGGAATCAAGATCGCTATTTCGTTCAGTCCTTCAATCACGACTTTTTAAAGTCTTTTAAGTCTAAAGTATCCGATATTGAAATTGTCCCTCTGGTTGGAGATGCACGAAACGCTGAAAAAGCCGCCCTGGATCTGGGGGCGAAGATGGCGAATCCTGGCTTCTGGCAGGTAACGCCGGAGTTGATTTTCAATCTGCATAAGAAAAACATCAAAGCCATCGTTTGGACTCCGAACCTGGAAAGTGAAATTCATCACGTCATCGAATCCGGCGCTGATGGCATTATCACAGACTTCCCAGAGCGGTTTTATAAAGTCCGCGAAGAGCTCTGCGAGCTTTACTAA
- a CDS encoding alpha/beta hydrolase codes for MKHFETLSNLRAYEVHNFQIETLQIRSEVLKNNPLNDSAVRFNPLLLPKNNGPWPVVLVLGGFSGNAPFYFNPKFNEQNTIQVIDQACTRGEAPEALYVFVDALTTWGGSQFLNSSAVGNYEDYIMTELVPALSHYSVSKNPADWCVMGGSSGGYGALHLSSKYPDVFGLCAAIAPDSFFDASIINDLYQALPVWEKYGQSGLRVLEELRSGKLTKFRNWHSLLNAFGMSACYSPKGSSGDFHYPLDPRTGNKNIEIWQQWLEKDPVHFLSKRLTEVRKLDGLYLDVGTKDNFHLQYGARQISNLLKENSVPHDYVEFDGNHFDIGDRRPEVWKWLTTFWRK; via the coding sequence ATGAAACATTTTGAGACGCTTTCAAATCTCCGTGCTTATGAAGTTCATAACTTTCAAATTGAGACTTTGCAGATTCGCAGTGAAGTTCTTAAGAACAATCCACTGAATGATTCCGCAGTCCGCTTCAATCCTTTGTTATTACCAAAAAACAACGGACCTTGGCCAGTTGTCTTGGTGCTGGGGGGCTTCAGCGGCAATGCGCCTTTTTATTTCAATCCCAAGTTCAATGAACAAAACACAATTCAAGTGATTGATCAGGCCTGCACCCGTGGCGAAGCACCTGAGGCTCTGTATGTTTTCGTGGATGCACTCACCACCTGGGGTGGCTCGCAATTTTTGAACTCGTCAGCCGTGGGGAACTATGAAGACTACATCATGACGGAACTTGTTCCGGCACTTTCACACTACTCTGTTTCAAAAAATCCTGCCGACTGGTGTGTGATGGGAGGCTCCAGTGGCGGCTATGGTGCACTTCATTTATCAAGTAAGTATCCTGATGTGTTTGGTTTGTGCGCCGCTATCGCTCCGGATTCATTTTTTGATGCGAGCATCATCAATGATCTTTATCAGGCCCTGCCCGTGTGGGAAAAATACGGACAATCGGGATTGCGAGTTCTGGAAGAACTTCGCAGCGGCAAGCTTACCAAGTTTCGCAATTGGCATTCATTACTGAACGCCTTTGGGATGTCAGCGTGTTATTCACCGAAAGGCTCCTCAGGTGACTTTCATTATCCGCTGGATCCGCGCACAGGAAATAAAAATATTGAAATTTGGCAGCAGTGGCTTGAAAAAGATCCTGTTCACTTTTTGTCAAAACGTCTGACCGAGGTTCGTAAACTTGATGGCCTCTATCTGGATGTTGGCACAAAGGACAACTTCCATTTGCAGTATGGGGCTCGCCAGATTTCTAATTTACTGAAAGAAAACAGCGTGCCTCATGATTATGTCGAATTTGATGGAAATCACTTCGACATCGGGGATCGCCGACCGGAAGTCTGGAAATGGTTAACGACATTCTGGCGGAAATAA
- a CDS encoding DUF2844 domain-containing protein, which yields MKHQICGLLLGAMYLFTSMPASAALGDQLVSGSSSTSKSAQSKKATSAGTTYTISETESGDLKIRQYVNSAGVVFAISWKGTSLPPLEELLGTYLPEYKDKIAARGRVYGRKTLKIKTDNIVVEGSSRQTDQRGRAYIPASLPQGFDLKDINYNE from the coding sequence ATGAAACATCAGATTTGTGGCCTTCTTTTGGGGGCGATGTACTTGTTCACTTCTATGCCTGCCAGTGCCGCACTCGGGGACCAATTGGTCTCGGGCTCCTCATCCACTTCCAAATCTGCACAATCCAAAAAAGCAACTTCTGCAGGTACGACTTATACGATCAGTGAAACTGAATCAGGCGACCTTAAAATTCGTCAATACGTGAACTCCGCAGGGGTGGTCTTTGCAATTTCCTGGAAGGGCACAAGTTTGCCACCTCTTGAGGAATTGTTAGGCACTTATTTGCCGGAGTACAAGGATAAGATTGCGGCGCGCGGCCGTGTGTATGGTCGTAAGACTTTGAAAATCAAGACGGATAACATCGTCGTCGAGGGATCCAGTCGCCAGACAGATCAGCGAGGGCGTGCTTACATTCCAGCAAGCTTGCCGCAGGGCTTTGATTTAAAGGACATCAACTACAATGAATAA